From Pseudomonas alcaligenes, a single genomic window includes:
- a CDS encoding LLM class flavin-dependent oxidoreductase, producing MRKLSATPFSVLDLAPMRDDDASPADALQRSLALAQHAERLGFSRYWVAEHHNMEGIASSATAVLLGYLAAGTSTLRLGSGGIMLPNHAPLVVAEQFGTLAALYPGRIELGLGRAPGADHATARALRRDRLGSAEDFPEDVAELQALLGPRQPGQQVIAMPGMDSNVPIWLLGSSLFSAQLAAERGLPYAFASHFAPRYVHQALRIYRENFQPSKVLAKPYAMIGVPLIAAPSDEEAEFLATTAYQRVLALMRGQSLVLRPPVESMAGRWQPHEQQAVGDFLGLAVIGGPDKVRARLEVLLEQTGADELIFTGDLYQHEHRLRSFEIVAGLRS from the coding sequence ATGCGCAAACTGTCCGCCACACCTTTTTCCGTGCTCGACCTGGCGCCGATGCGCGATGATGATGCCAGCCCCGCCGACGCCCTGCAGCGCTCCCTGGCCCTGGCGCAACACGCCGAGCGCCTGGGCTTCTCGCGCTACTGGGTAGCCGAGCACCACAACATGGAAGGCATCGCCAGCTCGGCCACTGCCGTGCTGCTCGGCTACCTGGCCGCCGGCACCTCGACCCTGCGCCTGGGCTCGGGCGGCATCATGCTGCCCAACCATGCGCCGCTGGTGGTGGCCGAGCAGTTCGGCACCCTCGCCGCGCTCTATCCCGGGCGTATCGAACTGGGTCTGGGGCGTGCACCGGGCGCCGACCATGCCACTGCCCGTGCCCTGCGCCGCGACCGCCTGGGCAGTGCCGAGGATTTCCCCGAGGATGTCGCCGAGCTGCAGGCCCTGCTCGGCCCGCGCCAGCCGGGGCAGCAGGTGATCGCCATGCCCGGCATGGATAGCAACGTGCCGATCTGGCTGCTCGGCTCCAGCCTGTTCAGTGCCCAGCTCGCTGCCGAGCGCGGCCTGCCCTATGCCTTCGCCTCGCACTTCGCGCCGCGCTATGTGCACCAGGCGCTGCGCATCTACCGCGAGAATTTCCAGCCCTCCAAGGTGCTGGCCAAGCCCTACGCGATGATCGGCGTGCCGCTGATCGCCGCGCCCTCCGACGAGGAGGCCGAATTCCTCGCCACCACCGCCTACCAGCGGGTGCTCGCCCTGATGCGCGGGCAGAGCCTGGTGCTGCGCCCACCGGTGGAGTCCATGGCCGGGCGCTGGCAGCCCCACGAGCAGCAGGCGGTCGGTGATTTCCTTGGCCTGGCGGTGATCGGCGGGCCGGACAAGGTGCGCGCGCGCCTGGAAGTGCTGCTGGAGCAGACCGGTGCCGACGAGCTGATCTTCACCGGCGACCTGTACCAGCACGAGCATCGCCTGCGCAGCTTCGAGATAGTCGCCGGACTGCGCAGTTAG
- a CDS encoding DUF1161 domain-containing protein yields the protein MKRLMLSIALFSLAGSALAAGKPCDELKAEIDAKLKAKGVASYSLEVVDKGSATDKKVVGSCDKGSKEIVYQRG from the coding sequence ATGAAACGACTGATGCTGAGCATCGCCCTGTTCTCCCTGGCCGGCTCGGCCCTGGCCGCCGGCAAACCGTGCGACGAGCTCAAGGCGGAAATCGACGCCAAGCTCAAGGCCAAGGGCGTGGCGTCCTACAGCCTGGAGGTGGTGGACAAGGGCAGCGCGACCGACAAGAAGGTGGTCGGCAGCTGCGACAAGGGCAGCAAGGAAATCGTCTACCAGCGCGGCTGA
- a CDS encoding dodecin, with amino-acid sequence MSDHHTYKKIEVVGSSKTSIEDAINNALAECAKSVRNMDWFEVTETRGHIEGGKVGHYQVTLKVGFRIGNS; translated from the coding sequence ATGTCCGATCACCACACCTACAAGAAAATCGAAGTCGTCGGCTCGTCGAAGACCAGCATCGAGGACGCCATCAACAACGCCTTGGCCGAATGCGCCAAGTCCGTGCGCAACATGGACTGGTTCGAGGTCACCGAAACCCGCGGGCATATCGAGGGCGGCAAGGTCGGCCACTACCAGGTGACCCTCAAGGTCGGCTTCCGCATCGGCAATAGCTGA
- a CDS encoding LysR family transcriptional regulator: MSQELPSLNALHAFEAVARLHSVSRAADELHVTHGAVSRQIKTLEEQLGVALFVKEGRGLRPSDAGLRLRDAASEAFERLRTACAELKRQSHDAPFVLGCPGSLLARWFIPRLDRLNRELPELRLQLSASEGELDPRRPGVDATLCFAAPPWPADMQVFELAAERIGAVLSPRYAGHAALIDAPASALLGVPLLHTVSRPQAWPQWAAAQGLAVERLQLGQGFEHLYYLLEAAAAGLGVAIAPQQLVADDLAGGRLLAPWGFVETPARLALWVPGRTRDSRAERLAQWLRAELGG, from the coding sequence ATGAGCCAGGAACTGCCATCGCTCAACGCCCTGCACGCCTTCGAGGCGGTCGCCCGCCTGCACAGCGTCAGCCGTGCAGCGGATGAGCTGCACGTGACCCACGGGGCGGTGAGCCGGCAGATCAAGACCCTGGAGGAACAGCTCGGCGTCGCCCTGTTCGTCAAGGAAGGCCGCGGCCTGCGCCCCAGCGACGCCGGCCTGCGCCTGCGCGATGCCGCCAGCGAGGCCTTCGAGCGCCTGCGCACCGCCTGTGCCGAACTCAAGCGGCAAAGCCACGACGCGCCCTTCGTGCTCGGTTGCCCGGGCAGCCTGCTGGCGCGCTGGTTTATCCCGCGCCTGGATCGGCTCAACCGCGAGCTGCCCGAACTGCGTCTGCAGCTGTCGGCCAGCGAGGGCGAACTGGATCCGCGCCGCCCGGGCGTGGATGCCACCCTGTGCTTCGCCGCGCCGCCCTGGCCGGCGGACATGCAGGTGTTCGAGCTGGCCGCCGAGCGCATCGGCGCGGTCCTCAGCCCGCGCTATGCCGGCCATGCCGCGTTGATCGATGCCCCGGCCAGCGCCCTGCTCGGCGTGCCGCTGCTGCACACGGTGTCGCGCCCGCAGGCCTGGCCGCAGTGGGCCGCGGCCCAGGGGCTGGCAGTGGAGCGTCTGCAGCTGGGCCAGGGTTTCGAGCACCTCTACTACCTGCTGGAGGCGGCGGCCGCCGGCCTTGGCGTGGCCATCGCCCCGCAGCAACTGGTGGCCGACGACCTTGCCGGCGGGCGCCTGCTGGCGCCCTGGGGCTTTGTCGAAACCCCGGCGCGCCTGGCCCTGTGGGTGCCCGGGCGTACCCGCGACAGCCGCGCCGAGCGCCTGGCGCAGTGGCTGCGCGCGGAGCTGGGTGGCTGA
- a CDS encoding DUF3592 domain-containing protein: MRMAWLWIFPLIGVALLAGAVAVQVHRVGDQVNMLATTGTVTDIAGGCPTIEFSTGNGEPVSFRGGVCSNPPSFAIGESVAVLYEAANPSHAQLDSFMENWFVSLILGGIGALFTLLGLVFVLPPLFAKRRAAELRVSGLPVFADLVSVRLNESLSINGVHPWKIDAQWLNPATNKLHLFSSDNLWFDPSPYITEKQVRVLIDPNKPKRYSMDVSFLPELAD; the protein is encoded by the coding sequence ATGAGAATGGCCTGGCTATGGATTTTTCCGCTGATCGGTGTTGCGCTGCTGGCCGGCGCGGTGGCGGTACAGGTGCACCGTGTGGGCGATCAGGTGAACATGCTGGCCACCACCGGCACGGTGACGGATATCGCCGGCGGCTGCCCGACCATTGAGTTTTCAACGGGTAATGGCGAGCCCGTGAGCTTCCGTGGCGGGGTGTGCAGCAACCCGCCGAGCTTCGCTATCGGCGAGTCGGTGGCGGTGCTCTACGAGGCGGCCAATCCCAGCCATGCGCAGCTCGACAGCTTCATGGAGAACTGGTTTGTCAGCCTGATACTGGGCGGCATCGGCGCGCTATTTACCCTGCTCGGCCTGGTCTTCGTGCTCCCTCCGCTATTCGCCAAGCGCCGCGCCGCCGAGCTGCGCGTCAGCGGCCTGCCGGTGTTCGCCGACCTGGTCAGCGTGCGCCTCAACGAGTCGCTGAGCATCAACGGCGTGCACCCGTGGAAGATCGACGCGCAGTGGCTCAACCCGGCAACCAACAAGCTGCACCTGTTCTCCAGCGACAACCTGTGGTTCGACCCCAGCCCCTATATCACCGAGAAGCAGGTACGCGTGTTGATCGACCCGAACAAGCCCAAGCGCTACAGCATGGACGTCAGCTTCCTGCCGGAACTGGCGGACTGA
- the trpB gene encoding tryptophan synthase subunit beta produces MPGSQNSLRTGPDANGLFGSFGGQYVAETLMPLIHDLAAEYQKAKADPEFAKELAYFQRDYVGRPSPLYFAERLTEHCGGAKIYLKREELNHTGAHKINNCIGQILLAKRMGKKRIIAETGAGMHGVATATVAARFGMECVIFMGTTDIDRQQANVFRMKLLGATVIPVTAGTGTLKDAMNEALRDWVTNVHNTFYLIGTVAGPHPYPELVRDFQAVIGKETREQMQEHEGRLPDSLIACIGGGSNAMGLFHPFLDDASVKIIGVEAAGHGIETGKHAASLNGGVPGVLHGNRTFLLQDDDGQIIDAHSISAGLDYPGIGPEHAWLHDIGRVEYTSITDDEALAAFHQCCRLEGIIPALESSHALAEVFKRAPKLPKDHLMVVNLSGRGDKDMQTVMHHLDLSKSENN; encoded by the coding sequence ATGCCTGGTTCACAGAATTCCCTCCGCACCGGCCCCGACGCCAACGGCCTGTTCGGCTCGTTCGGCGGCCAGTACGTCGCCGAAACCCTGATGCCGCTGATCCACGACCTCGCCGCCGAATACCAGAAGGCCAAGGCCGATCCGGAGTTCGCCAAGGAACTGGCCTACTTCCAGCGCGACTACGTTGGCCGTCCGAGCCCGCTGTACTTCGCCGAGCGCCTGACCGAACACTGCGGCGGCGCCAAGATCTACCTCAAGCGTGAAGAGCTGAACCACACCGGCGCGCACAAGATCAACAACTGCATCGGCCAGATCCTGCTGGCCAAGCGCATGGGCAAGAAACGCATCATCGCCGAGACCGGCGCCGGCATGCATGGCGTGGCCACCGCCACCGTGGCCGCGCGCTTCGGCATGGAATGCGTGATCTTCATGGGCACCACCGACATCGATCGCCAGCAGGCCAACGTGTTCCGCATGAAGCTGCTGGGCGCCACCGTGATCCCGGTCACCGCCGGCACCGGCACCCTCAAGGACGCGATGAACGAAGCGCTGCGCGACTGGGTGACCAACGTGCACAACACCTTCTACCTGATCGGCACCGTCGCCGGCCCGCACCCGTACCCGGAGCTGGTGCGCGACTTCCAGGCGGTGATCGGCAAGGAAACCCGCGAGCAGATGCAGGAGCACGAAGGCCGCCTGCCGGATTCGCTCATCGCCTGCATCGGCGGCGGCTCCAACGCCATGGGCCTGTTCCACCCCTTCCTCGATGACGCCAGCGTCAAGATCATCGGCGTCGAGGCGGCCGGCCACGGCATCGAGACCGGCAAGCATGCCGCCAGCCTCAACGGTGGCGTCCCGGGCGTGCTGCACGGCAACCGCACCTTCCTGCTGCAGGACGACGACGGCCAGATCATCGACGCCCACTCGATCTCCGCCGGCCTCGACTACCCCGGCATCGGCCCCGAGCACGCCTGGCTGCACGATATCGGCCGCGTCGAGTACACCTCGATCACCGACGACGAAGCCCTGGCTGCCTTCCACCAGTGCTGCCGCCTGGAGGGCATCATCCCGGCCCTGGAGAGCTCGCACGCCCTGGCCGAAGTGTTCAAGCGCGCGCCGAAGCTGCCCAAGGATCACCTGATGGTGGTCAACCTGTCGGGCCGTGGTGACAAGGACATGCAGACCGTCATGCACCACCTCGATCTGTCCAAATCGGAGAACAACTGA
- the trpA gene encoding tryptophan synthase subunit alpha produces MSRLQSRFAELKQQNRAALVTFVTAGDPNYDASLAILKGLPEAGADVIELGMPFTDPMADGPAIQLANIRALAAKQNLAKTLQMVREFRAGNQSTPLVLMGYFNPIHYYGVARFIADAKEAGVDGLIVVDLPPEHNVDLCDPAQAAGLDFIRLTTPTTDDQRLPTVLNGSSGFVYYVSVAGVTGSGSATIEHVEEAVARLRRHTDLPICIGFGIRTPEHAATIARLADGVVVGSALIDQIANAENDDAAVKGVLNLCSQLAEGVRGARR; encoded by the coding sequence ATGAGCCGTCTGCAGAGCCGATTTGCCGAGCTGAAACAGCAGAACCGCGCCGCCCTGGTGACCTTCGTCACCGCCGGCGACCCCAACTACGACGCCTCCCTGGCGATCCTCAAGGGCCTGCCGGAAGCCGGCGCCGACGTGATCGAGCTGGGCATGCCGTTCACCGACCCGATGGCCGACGGCCCGGCCATCCAGCTGGCCAATATCCGCGCCCTGGCGGCCAAACAGAACCTGGCGAAAACCCTGCAGATGGTTCGCGAGTTCCGCGCCGGCAACCAGAGCACCCCGCTGGTGCTGATGGGCTACTTCAACCCCATCCACTACTACGGCGTGGCGCGCTTCATCGCCGACGCCAAAGAGGCCGGCGTCGATGGCCTGATCGTGGTCGACCTGCCGCCGGAACATAACGTCGACCTGTGCGATCCCGCCCAGGCTGCCGGCCTCGACTTCATCCGCCTGACCACCCCGACCACCGACGACCAGCGCCTGCCCACCGTGCTCAACGGCAGCTCGGGTTTCGTCTATTACGTCTCGGTGGCCGGCGTCACCGGTTCCGGCTCGGCCACCATCGAGCACGTCGAAGAGGCGGTAGCCCGCCTGCGCCGCCACACCGACCTGCCGATCTGCATCGGCTTCGGCATCCGTACTCCGGAACACGCCGCAACCATCGCCCGCCTGGCCGACGGCGTGGTAGTCGGCTCGGCGCTGATCGACCAGATCGCCAATGCCGAGAACGACGATGCGGCAGTCAAAGGCGTGCTCAACCTGTGCAGCCAACTGGCCGAAGGGGTTCGCGGCGCGCGCCGCTGA